GAACGCTGGTAACCGCAATGCATGGTCACCTTGCCTTTTGGGGAGCCTACGGGATGATAGTTTTCAGCTTCATCACATTTGCCATGCCCAATCTTACAGGGAGAAGGCTGTATGATACGGTTAACGGACAGCTCGCATTCTGGCTTTCGAATATTGGCATGATTGGCATGACAATGGCATTTGGAGTTGCCGGCGTGGCACAGGTTTATCTTGAACGAAAAACCGGGCTTGAATTCGGTGCAGTGCAGCAGGAGCTTGAGGTACATTTCTTTGTACTTGTGCTCACGGCAACCATGTTTGCCACAGGGATTTTACTGTATATCATCGAATTTTTCCGGTACGGATCACCTCAGGATGAGGCTATAGGAATGGAAGAAGATTTAAAAACTATTTATTAGCTCCATGTTTGTTTTTTGGGCAGCAGGTCGGCTAGCCGGCCTGTTTGCCCTGTTTTAAAAATGATGATTCATAATGCTTGATAACATTATACCATTTTATTTGCCTGCGGGCAAGGAAATAGAAGTGTTCGAGCATGCCGCAGCAAATAGGCTACCGGTATTGCTTAAGGGGCCGACAGGCACGGGTAAAACCAGGTTTGTCGAGTATATGGCATGGAAACTGGGGCGTTCTTTCCTCACCATCAGCTGCCACGAAGAAACCTCGGCCACCGACCTTATCGGGCGTTTTATAATCAAGGGCTCCGAGACAGTTTGGCTCGACGGGCCGCTAACTACGGCCGTAAAAAACGGCGCCATTATCTATCTTGATGAAGTGGCCGAGGCCAGGCCTGACGTCATTGTGGCAATTCACCCCTTGACTGATTTCAGAAGACAGCTGTACATCGATAAGCTTGCAGAAACTATAAACGCGCATGATGATTTTTTGCTGGTAGCATCATTTAATCCGGGTTATCAAAAAGGGTTTAAAGAACTTAAACCCTCCACACGGCAACGCTTTGTGGCCATACCTTTTGGCTATCCAACATCCGATGCCGAGCAAAAAATCCTGATTCACGAATCGGGGGTGGAGAGCGAAATTGCCAAACGCCTTGTAGCGATAGGTAGCAAAATTCGCGGATTAAAGGATCTTGGATTGGCTGAGACGGTATCGACCAGGTTGCTTGTTGATGCTGCAAAGCTTATACAGTCGGGCCTGCCAAAGCGTTTGGCAGTAAAATCAGCAGTAATTGAACCACTTAGCGACGAGGATCAGATGATCGAAGCACTCACCGATTTAAGTAATCTGATGATTTGATTGGGCTAATCCCAAAAACGATTGTATGGCACTGGATGAGTTTCTGTTTGCAAAAGCGATTAAAGCACTAAGGGCAGTGCGCCGCCCTGATGCTGCCTTGCAAGGCAGGAGGGTAGAACTTGAAGCGTTGAAACACAGGCTGACTATACTGGCCAGGGCATTTACAGCTCAACCGGTCGAATTATTTCCGGCCGAAAGAGAAGGAGGCAGTAAAGGGCTGAGCTGGTTTTTACCAGCCCAATTCGATCTCTTGCCCGATAGGTCGCTTAATGAAAGGTTTTACCTTTTTAGGGTGCTGTATCTTTCAGGGCAATACAAGCTCGGCTTGAACTGGTCTTCTCAAACCGATCACAGTGTAGAGCTTTCGCAACGAAAGGCATACGAGACGCATCAAGCTGTACTCGATTATTTGATCGGGGAATATCCGCAAATAGCGATCCTGCATCATGAGTTGACAGAAGCATTGCAGCTGTGCGCATTAAAAGGCAGAACACCCGACGTGTCATGGCTATACGGAAGATGGATGAGCGTCAACGGCAATAATCCGAACAACGCCAGTATAAACTTAGCAGAAGACTCGAGAAGCGGAATCGCACCGCATGATGCACAAACTGTAGTAAAAGCAAAAGCTGTGGAAGATATCAAAATTGCCCGCATTGATAAGAAGCAGCAGGAAGACTATGTGCTCACCCATAATTTCGAAAAGGTTGAAACTGCAGAGGAGTTTCAGGGAGTGTGGCGCGATTTCGACGGAAACGATCAGCTCAGCGAGCACCGCGATGCACTCGATGAGCTGAATATGCGTTGGGTTGTGCGCACCAACGACCCGACACATTCAATTTACCAGGCCGAATTCACTGAAAATACGCTTGTTGCCGAGAGTGAGACTGTTCCGGCCTTGAAAAGCTGTTTTGTTTACGACGAGTGGGACTTTAAGAAAAAGGAATACCGCAAGGATTATTGCAGGATTTACGAGAGACGACCAGAAAAGTACAACACCGGCTTTAGGAAGCGCGTGATTGAAGAAAACATGCAAGTTCTGGAAACTATGCGAAAAATGATTGCAAATTTGAACAACAGACGTTGTCAGGTGCGAAAGCAAAGCTCGGGCGAAAACTTTGATCTGGATGCAGTGATCGATGGATACGCTGATTTAGTGGCTGGCAAAACTCCTTCGGAAAAGCTCTATCTCTCCGATCGAAAAATTGATAAAGAACTTTCCATCATGCTACTGCTCGACAATAGCCTTAGTACGGACAGCTATGCAGCAGGGAATAAGGTGATTGAAGTTGAGAAGCAGGTTGCCACTTTGTTTGGCGAAATATTAAACGAAAACAATATTGACTTTGCGATAGCAGGTTTTGGTTCGCAAACCCGCAACCACAGCAATTTTACCCTACTCAAAGGATTTGATGAAAAATGGTCGTCAGCGGCCGGTTATACCGGATCGCTTTCACCGGAAGGGTATACCCGCATTGGGGTGGCATTGCGACATGCGGGCGCAAAGCTAATGCCACGTCAGGCTAAAAACAAATGGCTGATTTTGCTTTCGGATGGAAAACCCAATGATTACGACCGGTATGAAGGGCGATACGGCATTGCTGACGTGAAGCAGGCGCTGAAGGAACTTAATCAACAGCAAATCAACGTTTTTGCATTTGCTATTGAGGCACAGGCCCGTTACTATTTGCCACAAATGTTTGGAGCCTCACATTTTCAGATACTTACCAAGCCCAGCGAAATGATGGCGGCACTCGTGAAGCTTTACGCGAAAATCAAGCAGCTATGAAAAGAGTTGCCGCCAACATTGCCTATCCTCCCGGCGGATTATTGATCTGGATTATCATCTTTGTCGAATTAATGACTTTTGGACTGGCGCTGATCGGATTTGGAAATTCCTCGTTACACGATCGACAGTGCTTTGTCGGGTCGACTAAATTACTTGACCGTAATGCTGGCATTGCCAACACATTGCTACTACTCAGCAGTGGGTTTTTTATGGCAGTTGCGGCGCAAAATGTACGCGAGGGAAAAAGTCGACCCGCCAATAGCATGATGTGGCTGGCAGTGCTTACGGGTGCTTTATTTGCGTTGATCAAGGGAATAGAATATAACAGCAAGTTGGCAGCGGGTATCGGGCTGTATTACAATACTTTTTTCCTATATTATTGGCTGCTGACAGGTTTTCATCTGGTGCACGTCCTTACCGGCCTTGTGATTATTGTTGTTGCCATTGTCAATAATTTGAAAGGCAGACTTAGCATGGAAAGCATGGAAGCCACAGCATCTTTTTGGCACATGTGCGATCTCATCTGGCTTGTTCTTTTCCCCGTATTGTACTTTATTCAATGGTAATGAAAAATCATATTCGTCTGCTTATCAGTGTTTTTTTTGTCGTTAGCCTGCTTACACTTAGCGGAGCATTGTTGCTAAAAATTCAAACGAATACCTTGATTGCCAACGGAGCAATTCTTGCGTTGGCAGCCTTGAAATTTGTGCTTGTTGGACTGTTTTTTCTGGAGGCCCGCAGCGCACATATCTTTTGGAAGCTCTTTGTCATTGCCTTTCCTGCATTATTAATTCTTAGCCTGTATTTGTTTGCCTTTTAAGGGCGATAATCGGTTCGACAATCTGTAATTTTGCGGAAACGGTTCATAAAATGACGGAATTTCGAATTGGTGGCCGAAAAGGCTTTGCCAGCGACAACTGGTCGGGCGTTTCGCCCGAGGTGATGGAGGCGCTTCAGGCAGTCAATCACGCTCATCATCCCGCCTACGGCGAAAACGACCCGTTGCTCGAACAAGCTCAGGAGCTGTTCAGGCAACATTTCGGGCCTGATAGTCAAACGTTTTTTGTTTACAACGGCACAGGGGCCAATGTGCTGGCCGTGCAGCAGCTCCTGCGCTCCTGGGAAGCCGTGGTAGCCCCGCACTCGGCCCACCTGAACGAAGATGAAGGCGGAGCTCCCGAAAAGTTTACAGGTGGTAAAATCCTAACCGTGCACACCGAAGATGGCAAAATCAGTCCGGCTGATGTGGAACCATTTCTAAACAGTATTGGTTTTCAGCATCATGTGCAGCCGCGCCTGATCAGCATTTCGCAGTCCACCGAAAAGGGCACGCTTTACAGCTGCGGGGAAATTGCCGAACTGGCCCGTTTTGCCCATCAAAACAATATGTTTCTGCATGTTGACGGTGCCCGCATTGCCAATGCGGCAGTAGCCATGGATGTGAGCTTCAGGGAAATGATTGTCGACACCGGTGTGGACGTGCTTTCGTTCGGGGGCACCAAAAACGGATTGATGTTTGGCGAAGCTGTGGTATTCCTCAACAAGGAGCTGGCGCGCGGTTTTGAATACAGCCGCAAGCAGGGAATGCAGCTGGCCAGCAAGATGCGGTTTATTCTGGCTCAATTCATCGTTTATCTGGGCAACGGTTTGTGGAAACGCAATGCCGAACAGGCTAATAACATGGCCCGTTTGCTTGCCGATTCGATCGTCTCAGTGCCGGGCATCAGTCTGAGCAGGCCGGTGCAGGCCAATGGCGTGTTTGCTGTCATGCCTAAGAAGCTCATTCCCAGGCTTCAAAAAGAATATTTTTTTCACGTTTGGGACGAAGATACCGGCGAAGTGCGGTTGATGTGTTCGTTTGATACTTCGAGGGAGGATGTTGATGGGTTGGTTCATGCGGCCAGACGTTTAATGCAAAACGTTGATGATCGCTAAAATTGCCAGAAATATGGGTGTCAGAGCTGCTTTTGCTTCAGTCTTATTGCTTATAACGGTGCTATTGCTGCCGGGCTGTAAGGCAGTGAAGAAACTTACGCAGTTTTCCTTGAAATTCAACCAAACAATTATCATTCCATCCACGGTTGGTATTAACCTCCCGTTTAACATCAACACACCGCCCATGGCCACCAATTCGGTGGCCGAATTCGAGCGCAACAATACCAATTCAAGTCTTGTAGAGCGTATCGAATTACGCCAGCTTCGTCTTAAGTTGACCGCGCCTTCTAACTCCGACTTCAGTTTTCTCAACTCGGTGAAAATCTTTCTCTCGGCCGACGGATTGCCCGAAACCCTGGTGGCATGGCGAGAAAATATCCCGGATAATGTGGGTAAAGAGCTTGATCTGCAAACCACCAATGCCGACTTGAAGGCTTATGTCATGAAAGAGCGGATTTCTATGAGGGTGAGCACAGTTACAGACAAGCTCATTGCTTCGGAACACCATATTGACCTTGAGGCTACATTTTTTGTGGATGCAAGGCTGTTGGGGCTATAAATTTTTTGCCTCTACCGGCATTGTATTAAACCTATCCCAAAGCTGCCTGTCTTTTATTCAAAACTGTCAGAACATATCCTTATGGCTATTCCAACAACCAGAACCAAAGAGCGGGCTTTGGTCAGCATCGACATCAATTTGTGCACCGGCTGTGGCAATTGTGCAGAAGTGTGCAAGGATTTCGGCCTTGAGATACGCGACGATAAAGCAGTTTTGAGCAATAACCCATTGTTCGGCTGCGTGGCCTGTGGTCATTGTATGGCTGTTTGTCCCACGGGTGCAATCACGGTCACAGGCAGATTTCTTAGCCAGGATGATCTTTTCCCGCTGCCTGCCAAAGAAAATGCCGCCGGCTATTCCGAACTGCTTCATTTGCTGCAGCGACGACGCAGCATCAGGGAGTTTGCCGACAGGAATGTAGATATCGGCCTTGTAA
This window of the Bacteroidota bacterium genome carries:
- a CDS encoding CbbQ/NirQ/NorQ/GpvN family protein, which translates into the protein MLDNIIPFYLPAGKEIEVFEHAAANRLPVLLKGPTGTGKTRFVEYMAWKLGRSFLTISCHEETSATDLIGRFIIKGSETVWLDGPLTTAVKNGAIIYLDEVAEARPDVIVAIHPLTDFRRQLYIDKLAETINAHDDFLLVASFNPGYQKGFKELKPSTRQRFVAIPFGYPTSDAEQKILIHESGVESEIAKRLVAIGSKIRGLKDLGLAETVSTRLLVDAAKLIQSGLPKRLAVKSAVIEPLSDEDQMIEALTDLSNLMI
- a CDS encoding VWA domain-containing protein — translated: MALDEFLFAKAIKALRAVRRPDAALQGRRVELEALKHRLTILARAFTAQPVELFPAEREGGSKGLSWFLPAQFDLLPDRSLNERFYLFRVLYLSGQYKLGLNWSSQTDHSVELSQRKAYETHQAVLDYLIGEYPQIAILHHELTEALQLCALKGRTPDVSWLYGRWMSVNGNNPNNASINLAEDSRSGIAPHDAQTVVKAKAVEDIKIARIDKKQQEDYVLTHNFEKVETAEEFQGVWRDFDGNDQLSEHRDALDELNMRWVVRTNDPTHSIYQAEFTENTLVAESETVPALKSCFVYDEWDFKKKEYRKDYCRIYERRPEKYNTGFRKRVIEENMQVLETMRKMIANLNNRRCQVRKQSSGENFDLDAVIDGYADLVAGKTPSEKLYLSDRKIDKELSIMLLLDNSLSTDSYAAGNKVIEVEKQVATLFGEILNENNIDFAIAGFGSQTRNHSNFTLLKGFDEKWSSAAGYTGSLSPEGYTRIGVALRHAGAKLMPRQAKNKWLILLSDGKPNDYDRYEGRYGIADVKQALKELNQQQINVFAFAIEAQARYYLPQMFGASHFQILTKPSEMMAALVKLYAKIKQL
- a CDS encoding cytochrome c oxidase subunit 3 codes for the protein MKRVAANIAYPPGGLLIWIIIFVELMTFGLALIGFGNSSLHDRQCFVGSTKLLDRNAGIANTLLLLSSGFFMAVAAQNVREGKSRPANSMMWLAVLTGALFALIKGIEYNSKLAAGIGLYYNTFFLYYWLLTGFHLVHVLTGLVIIVVAIVNNLKGRLSMESMEATASFWHMCDLIWLVLFPVLYFIQW
- a CDS encoding low specificity L-threonine aldolase, whose translation is MTEFRIGGRKGFASDNWSGVSPEVMEALQAVNHAHHPAYGENDPLLEQAQELFRQHFGPDSQTFFVYNGTGANVLAVQQLLRSWEAVVAPHSAHLNEDEGGAPEKFTGGKILTVHTEDGKISPADVEPFLNSIGFQHHVQPRLISISQSTEKGTLYSCGEIAELARFAHQNNMFLHVDGARIANAAVAMDVSFREMIVDTGVDVLSFGGTKNGLMFGEAVVFLNKELARGFEYSRKQGMQLASKMRFILAQFIVYLGNGLWKRNAEQANNMARLLADSIVSVPGISLSRPVQANGVFAVMPKKLIPRLQKEYFFHVWDEDTGEVRLMCSFDTSREDVDGLVHAARRLMQNVDDR